From Alienimonas californiensis, a single genomic window includes:
- a CDS encoding outer membrane protein assembly factor BamB family protein, producing the protein MTPLLLLAALAAGPADGAADDAWRGFLGPGSRSAATAAVPTTFDGAGGTNVAWAAELPGGGFSGPAVAAGRVYVTADSGFNSDVLHVLAFDDATGAKLWDRRFQATGRTGTYEPDMRVATGTPATDGEFVFAQFSSNDVVCLTADGDTLWYRGLTADYPNVSNSLGMSSSPLLATAADGTRTLIVMAENDAESKLFGLDPATGESRWVLDRPNQANWGSPVLLPAGSAFRNDGDLALCQGSYGLQALDPGTGEIVWEWGDGASTVVSPNVALGPDGDGRILVVSDGIAALEPVVGSDAVKVAWQNSRLRPSYASPVVVRSPAGPLVATLTQGGILSVADLATGEEVGKARLSGKYWATPVAVGVGENLRLFCPNSEGEVAVVGFDAEGSPEILAANKLGEDGMWASPAAASGAVYFRSDATLWKIAGSK; encoded by the coding sequence ATGACCCCGCTCCTGCTTCTGGCCGCCCTCGCCGCCGGCCCCGCGGACGGCGCCGCCGACGACGCCTGGCGGGGCTTCCTCGGACCGGGCAGTCGGTCCGCCGCGACGGCCGCCGTGCCGACGACCTTCGACGGCGCCGGCGGAACGAACGTCGCCTGGGCCGCCGAGTTGCCCGGAGGGGGGTTCAGCGGGCCGGCGGTCGCCGCGGGGCGTGTCTACGTCACCGCCGACAGCGGCTTCAATTCGGACGTGCTGCACGTCCTCGCCTTTGACGACGCAACCGGCGCCAAACTCTGGGACCGCCGCTTTCAGGCGACCGGCCGCACCGGCACCTACGAACCGGACATGCGCGTCGCCACCGGGACCCCCGCCACCGACGGCGAGTTCGTCTTCGCCCAGTTCAGCAGCAACGACGTCGTCTGCCTGACCGCCGACGGCGACACCCTGTGGTACCGCGGGCTCACCGCCGACTACCCGAACGTCTCGAACAGCCTCGGGATGAGTTCCTCCCCGCTGTTGGCGACCGCCGCAGACGGCACGCGGACGTTGATCGTGATGGCGGAGAACGACGCGGAGAGCAAGCTGTTCGGCCTCGACCCGGCCACCGGCGAATCGCGGTGGGTCCTTGATCGGCCGAACCAGGCGAACTGGGGCAGCCCGGTCCTGCTCCCGGCCGGCTCCGCCTTCCGCAACGACGGCGATCTGGCCCTCTGCCAGGGCAGCTACGGCCTGCAGGCGCTCGACCCGGGGACCGGCGAAATCGTCTGGGAGTGGGGCGACGGGGCCAGCACCGTCGTCTCGCCGAACGTGGCCCTCGGACCGGACGGCGACGGCCGCATCCTCGTGGTCTCGGACGGCATCGCCGCCCTGGAACCGGTCGTCGGCTCCGACGCCGTGAAGGTCGCCTGGCAGAACAGTCGGCTGCGGCCCAGCTACGCCTCCCCGGTGGTGGTGCGTTCGCCCGCCGGCCCGCTGGTGGCGACGCTCACGCAGGGCGGCATCCTCTCCGTCGCGGATCTGGCGACCGGAGAAGAGGTCGGCAAGGCCCGCCTCAGCGGGAAGTACTGGGCGACGCCCGTCGCCGTCGGCGTCGGCGAGAACCTCCGCCTGTTCTGCCCGAACTCCGAAGGGGAGGTGGCGGTCGTCGGCTTCGACGCGGAGGGCTCGCCGGAGATTCTCGCCGCCAACAAACTGGGCGAGGACGGCATGTGGGCCAGCCCCGCGGCGGCCAGCGGGGCGGTCTATTTCCGCTCCGACGCGACGCTGTGGAAGATCGCCGGGTCCAAATGA
- the crcB gene encoding fluoride efflux transporter CrcB, with protein sequence MTAPPADPEATPLALLIVAVAVGGAAGAVCRFLVSRAAAERFPVHPWLGTLAVNLAGCFLIGLAMYAAAERGRLSPATRGLIVTGFLGGLTTFSTFGQEAVSLVRGERLPIALLHVGANVLGGLALVWAGRRVGTILLG encoded by the coding sequence ATGACGGCCCCGCCCGCCGATCCGGAGGCGACGCCGCTCGCCCTGCTGATCGTCGCGGTCGCCGTCGGCGGGGCCGCGGGGGCGGTCTGCCGCTTTCTGGTCAGCCGGGCGGCGGCGGAGCGGTTCCCGGTGCACCCCTGGCTGGGCACGCTGGCGGTGAACCTGGCGGGGTGCTTCCTGATCGGGCTGGCGATGTACGCCGCGGCGGAGCGGGGCCGTCTCTCGCCGGCGACGCGGGGGTTGATCGTTACCGGGTTCCTTGGCGGGCTGACGACCTTCTCCACCTTCGGGCAGGAGGCGGTCTCCCTGGTGCGGGGCGAGCGGCTGCCGATCGCCCTGCTGCACGTCGGGGCGAACGTGCTGGGCGGGCTCGCGCTGGTTTGGGCGGGGCGACGGGTCGGAACGATCTTGCTGGGGTGA
- the guaA gene encoding glutamine-hydrolyzing GMP synthase — translation MSSSVSPAPPGSGLDPLAPALSPSGDGAAGEDRVLVFDFGSQTAQLIARRVREQNVFCEIVRPDLPADRVRELNPRGLILSGGPASVYAEGAPQPDPEIFDLGVPVLGICYGMQVLARAMGCEVKPGADREFGRTTLRVAAPSDPLLDGLPSESTVWMSHGDQVEGLSEAFAPLATTGTCPAAAVKHRDRPVYGLQFHPEVTHTEHGGRLLANFVTGVCGCRGTWEIGRLIDQEIAGVRETVGDARVICGLSGGVDSSVVAALLYQAIGDQLSCIFVDNGLLREGEAEQVRTEFGDHFKTDLHVCDARSQFLNALAGVSDPQQKRKIIGREFIDAFKREAVSIPNARFLAQGTLYPDVIESGANPDGPAATIKSHHNVGGLPEELGFELIEPLRNLFKDEVRAMGVELGLPEDLVWRHPFPGPGLAVRCLGEVTAEKLVTLRAADAIVIDELRKAGLYRDVRQAFAVLLPVQSVGVMGDGRTYEDTICVRAVKTDDYMTADWYPLPHEVLGRIATRVINSVRGVNRVVYDVSSKPPATIEWE, via the coding sequence ATGTCCAGTTCCGTCTCCCCCGCTCCCCCCGGTTCGGGGCTCGATCCGCTCGCCCCGGCGCTCTCCCCGTCGGGGGACGGAGCGGCCGGCGAAGATCGCGTGCTGGTGTTCGATTTCGGCTCGCAGACCGCCCAACTGATCGCCCGGCGGGTCCGCGAACAGAACGTGTTCTGCGAGATCGTCCGCCCGGACCTGCCCGCCGACCGCGTGCGGGAATTGAATCCGCGGGGGCTGATCCTCTCCGGCGGCCCGGCCAGCGTATACGCCGAGGGCGCCCCCCAGCCGGACCCGGAGATCTTCGACCTCGGCGTGCCGGTGCTGGGCATCTGCTACGGCATGCAGGTGCTCGCCCGGGCGATGGGCTGCGAGGTGAAGCCCGGCGCCGACCGCGAGTTCGGCCGCACCACGCTGCGGGTCGCGGCACCCTCCGACCCGCTGCTGGACGGCCTGCCCAGTGAATCGACCGTCTGGATGAGCCACGGCGACCAGGTGGAGGGCCTCAGCGAAGCGTTCGCCCCGCTGGCGACGACCGGCACCTGCCCCGCCGCCGCGGTGAAGCACCGCGATCGGCCGGTTTACGGACTGCAGTTCCACCCGGAAGTCACCCACACCGAGCACGGCGGCCGGCTGCTGGCGAACTTCGTCACCGGCGTGTGCGGCTGCCGGGGGACGTGGGAAATCGGTCGACTTATTGATCAGGAGATCGCCGGCGTCCGCGAGACGGTCGGCGACGCTCGGGTCATCTGCGGCTTGAGCGGGGGCGTGGACTCCTCCGTCGTCGCGGCGCTGCTGTATCAGGCGATCGGCGATCAACTTTCCTGCATCTTCGTCGACAACGGCCTGCTGCGCGAGGGCGAGGCGGAGCAGGTCCGCACGGAGTTCGGCGACCACTTCAAAACCGACCTGCACGTCTGCGACGCCCGCAGTCAGTTTTTGAACGCCCTCGCCGGCGTCTCCGACCCGCAGCAGAAGCGCAAGATTATCGGTCGGGAGTTTATCGACGCCTTCAAACGGGAGGCGGTCAGCATTCCCAACGCCCGGTTCCTCGCCCAGGGGACGCTGTACCCGGACGTGATCGAAAGCGGCGCCAACCCGGACGGCCCCGCGGCGACGATTAAATCGCACCACAACGTCGGCGGGCTGCCGGAGGAGTTGGGGTTTGAGTTAATCGAGCCGCTCCGCAACCTGTTCAAGGACGAGGTGCGGGCGATGGGGGTAGAATTAGGCTTGCCGGAGGACCTCGTCTGGCGGCATCCGTTCCCCGGCCCCGGGCTGGCGGTGCGGTGCCTGGGCGAGGTCACGGCGGAGAAGCTCGTCACGCTGCGGGCCGCGGACGCGATCGTGATTGACGAATTGCGGAAGGCTGGCCTGTACCGGGACGTGCGGCAGGCCTTCGCGGTGCTGTTGCCGGTGCAGTCCGTCGGCGTGATGGGCGACGGCCGCACCTACGAAGACACGATCTGCGTGCGGGCGGTCAAGACGGACGATTATATGACCGCCGACTGGTACCCCCTCCCGCACGAGGTGCTCGGCCGGATCGCCACGCGGGTGATTAACAGCGTCCGCGGCGTGAACCGGGTCGTCTACGACGTGAGCAGCAAGCCGCCGGCGACGATCGAGTGGGAGTGA
- a CDS encoding alpha/beta fold hydrolase yields the protein MWPALTARFDVIAVDLLGSGFSDKPFPYDYSVLEQANILERFTTALGVDRAHVLAHDYGGTVTQELLARQNEGRSSLCLESVTFLNGGLFIQAQCLTPIHYLFDSPLGVPVGALTCEPAFKCITKSFMGQAAKAGAVDLDGMWAILNYNRGQRVLHGIIQYLDERKQFERRWTAALAHARCPLAYVYGAEDKVSGDTIARRFSEVVPHAPVVRMCGVEHYPHTEAPARTAAIFHALHDGWGAPPAGAPAADRSDVPPPAPAPR from the coding sequence ATGTGGCCGGCGCTCACGGCCCGCTTCGACGTGATCGCCGTCGACCTGCTGGGCTCCGGATTCTCGGACAAGCCGTTCCCGTACGATTATTCCGTCCTCGAGCAGGCGAACATACTGGAGCGTTTCACGACCGCCCTCGGCGTCGATCGGGCGCACGTGCTGGCCCACGACTACGGGGGCACCGTCACGCAGGAATTATTGGCCCGCCAGAACGAAGGTCGGTCCTCGCTGTGCCTGGAATCCGTGACGTTCCTCAACGGCGGGTTGTTCATCCAGGCCCAGTGCCTCACGCCGATCCATTATCTATTTGACTCGCCCCTGGGCGTTCCGGTGGGGGCCCTGACCTGCGAGCCGGCCTTCAAATGCATCACAAAAAGCTTTATGGGTCAGGCCGCGAAGGCGGGAGCCGTGGACCTGGACGGCATGTGGGCCATCCTCAATTACAACCGGGGGCAAAGGGTGCTGCACGGCATCATTCAATACCTCGACGAACGGAAACAATTCGAAAGGCGTTGGACCGCCGCCCTCGCCCACGCCCGTTGCCCGCTGGCGTACGTGTATGGGGCGGAAGATAAGGTCTCCGGGGACACGATCGCCCGCCGGTTCTCTGAAGTCGTCCCCCACGCGCCGGTGGTGAGGATGTGCGGCGTCGAGCATTACCCGCACACGGAAGCTCCCGCCCGAACCGCGGCGATCTTCCACGCGCTACATGATGGGTGGGGCGCCCCGCCGGCGGGGGCGCCTGCGGCGGATCGCAGCGACGTTCCGCCGCCGGCTCCCGCCCCCCGCTGA
- the surE gene encoding 5'/3'-nucleotidase SurE, with protein sequence MHVLVVNDDGIHSPGLTALATAAAKLGEVTVVAPAVEQSGVGLTITYRHPLMYEEVHRRRESRDGQPGERYHYGYAVHGSPADCAKLGVLELGRQLRGTRPDLTLSGINLGANVGHGVLYSGTVAGAIEAAFHGVTSVAVSCVSRDPDDWAPLAEYAVDVAARLYEAGRERPTEGAALWNLNLPAVAPRGLKAVRCSPTRRGDLLERRDSPEGRPYYWTGMDPATAGDPAPDTDAGAVAAGYAALTPLRYDLTEPAGFAALRDLDLPLD encoded by the coding sequence GTGCACGTCTTAGTCGTGAACGACGACGGGATCCACTCCCCCGGCCTGACCGCCCTGGCGACCGCCGCGGCCAAGCTGGGCGAGGTCACCGTCGTCGCCCCCGCCGTCGAACAGAGCGGCGTGGGCCTGACCATCACTTACCGTCACCCCCTCATGTATGAGGAGGTGCACCGCCGCCGGGAATCCCGCGACGGCCAGCCGGGCGAGCGCTACCACTACGGCTACGCCGTGCACGGCAGCCCGGCGGACTGCGCCAAGTTGGGCGTGCTGGAACTCGGCCGGCAACTGCGGGGCACGCGGCCGGACCTGACGCTCTCGGGGATCAACCTCGGGGCGAACGTGGGGCACGGGGTGCTGTACTCCGGCACCGTGGCCGGGGCGATCGAAGCGGCCTTCCACGGCGTGACGAGCGTCGCCGTCAGCTGCGTGAGCCGCGACCCCGACGACTGGGCCCCGCTGGCCGAGTACGCCGTCGACGTCGCCGCCCGCCTCTACGAAGCCGGCCGCGAGCGCCCGACCGAGGGGGCGGCGTTATGGAACCTGAACCTCCCCGCCGTCGCCCCGCGGGGCCTCAAGGCGGTGCGGTGCAGCCCGACCCGCCGCGGCGATCTGCTGGAACGCCGCGACAGCCCGGAGGGCCGCCCCTACTACTGGACCGGCATGGACCCCGCGACCGCCGGCGATCCCGCCCCGGACACCGACGCCGGCGCCGTCGCCGCCGGCTACGCGGCCCTGACGCCGCTGCGGTACGATCTGACCGAACCCGCCGGCTTCGCTGCGTTGCGGGACCTCGACCTGCCCCTCGACTGA
- a CDS encoding NAD-dependent epimerase/dehydratase family protein: MSRCLVTGGAGFIGSHLTERLLSDGHEVVVLDDLSTGRKGNLSAVKDHPALRLIRASITDPQAVTEATAGTEVIYHLAAAVGVKLVADDPARTIETNIQPTETLLRAAAAGGQRFFLASTSEVYGKNPKERWTEEDDLVFGPTARPRWAYGCSKAIDEFLALAYCQKYGFPVIIGRFFNVVGPRQVGAYGMVIPRFVRAALDGEPLQVYDDGSQERCFAHVGEVVDHVVRLINHPGASGRVWNLGADEPVTMRELAETVVELTGSSSAIEFVPYEKTYGSNFEDIQRRVPDTSALEGLLGTAPSMPLREILADVIAHARANRTGR; encoded by the coding sequence GTGTCCCGCTGTCTCGTCACCGGCGGCGCGGGGTTCATCGGTTCGCACCTGACGGAGCGGTTGCTCAGCGACGGGCACGAGGTCGTCGTGCTGGACGACCTGAGCACCGGCCGCAAAGGCAATCTCAGCGCGGTCAAAGACCACCCGGCGCTGCGGCTGATCCGGGCCTCGATCACCGATCCGCAGGCCGTCACGGAGGCCACGGCCGGCACGGAGGTGATCTATCACCTCGCCGCCGCAGTGGGGGTGAAGCTGGTCGCCGACGACCCGGCCCGCACGATCGAGACGAACATCCAGCCCACCGAAACCCTGCTGCGGGCCGCCGCCGCCGGCGGGCAGCGGTTCTTCCTCGCCAGCACCTCCGAGGTCTACGGCAAGAACCCCAAGGAGCGCTGGACGGAGGAGGACGACCTCGTGTTCGGCCCCACCGCCCGCCCCCGCTGGGCCTACGGGTGCAGCAAGGCGATCGACGAGTTCCTCGCGCTGGCCTACTGCCAGAAGTACGGCTTCCCGGTGATCATCGGCCGGTTCTTCAACGTCGTCGGGCCGCGGCAGGTGGGGGCCTACGGCATGGTCATCCCCCGCTTCGTGCGGGCCGCCCTCGACGGGGAGCCGTTGCAGGTCTACGACGACGGCTCCCAGGAACGCTGCTTCGCCCACGTCGGCGAGGTGGTCGACCACGTCGTCCGCCTGATCAATCATCCCGGCGCCTCCGGCCGCGTCTGGAACCTCGGGGCGGACGAACCCGTCACGATGCGGGAGCTGGCCGAGACGGTGGTCGAACTGACGGGCAGTTCCTCGGCGATCGAGTTCGTCCCCTACGAAAAGACCTACGGCTCGAACTTCGAGGATATCCAACGCCGCGTGCCGGACACCTCGGCGCTGGAGGGGCTGCTGGGCACGGCGCCGTCGATGCCGCTGCGGGAGATTCTCGCCGACGTGATCGCGCACGCCCGGGCGAACCGGACGGGCCGGTGA
- a CDS encoding 23S rRNA (pseudouridine(1915)-N(3))-methyltransferase RlmH, with the protein MTPLATPAAPAPSGQSAPVPAAPVPAPADEGPSDAHVLMLAAKPGERLFRVLESPNPLRPLLAALAVLPAVLASPRCRLDRVDPDWGVACLEALNGDSLTDVGPAAWLTGRLLAVSGTEGPVPYFALSWAGATLLVWAVWQLTAAAAGARPAAFAALLIAANPVTAAAAASAPPTVAGAALAVIAAWLWVRASRRGSPAVAALAGAAAGAGALLAGWFTALTPAAVAAADFLLALLPARGDEPREPDRGWERSTRSGRAAAADRPAETLGRLGMFFAGFGVTAVSALAFGPSPAWEAAGLSSQGVWLLAGLAVTGLAAALAGRRWMAPAARRVVLGLAGAATVLGAAAWTPRLDGGGADVGVLAVLIAATVAAAVGLEGACRPAVSARGVAALTLLPVLVLLSGWIWSEEPWETAVRAVVALGATIGLWGLWEVVAYRWPRTVRDRRLLIVAVVALAATGLKWSVRGTNPSAGRGTRQLVAALAERPETRIFVLAEQADQQAAKFLFSAAAPGRLVFVLDPRGPRVADLLNDALAVEPSPLVAVVGGGPAARLNALRPAGAAPPAPVGVLLGGDGVKKEVRLLVLPSNPRAEPG; encoded by the coding sequence GTGACCCCCCTGGCGACCCCCGCGGCGCCGGCGCCCTCCGGCCAGTCGGCGCCCGTTCCGGCGGCGCCCGTTCCGGCGCCGGCGGACGAGGGCCCCTCGGACGCGCACGTGCTGATGCTCGCCGCCAAGCCCGGCGAGCGGTTGTTCCGCGTGCTGGAGAGCCCGAACCCGCTTCGCCCGCTGCTGGCCGCCCTCGCGGTGCTGCCTGCGGTGCTGGCGTCGCCCCGCTGCCGGCTGGATCGGGTCGACCCGGACTGGGGCGTCGCCTGCCTGGAAGCGTTGAACGGCGACTCCCTGACGGACGTCGGCCCGGCCGCGTGGCTGACGGGACGGTTGCTGGCGGTCTCCGGCACGGAAGGGCCGGTGCCGTATTTCGCGCTCAGTTGGGCGGGCGCGACGTTGCTCGTCTGGGCGGTCTGGCAGCTGACGGCCGCCGCCGCGGGAGCCCGCCCGGCGGCGTTCGCCGCCTTGCTGATCGCCGCCAATCCGGTGACGGCCGCGGCGGCCGCCTCCGCCCCGCCGACGGTCGCCGGCGCCGCCCTCGCCGTGATCGCCGCCTGGCTGTGGGTGCGGGCGAGCCGGCGGGGCAGTCCCGCCGTCGCCGCCCTCGCCGGCGCCGCCGCCGGGGCCGGGGCGCTGCTGGCCGGCTGGTTCACGGCCCTGACGCCCGCGGCGGTCGCCGCGGCGGACTTCCTCCTCGCCCTGCTCCCGGCCCGGGGGGACGAACCGCGGGAACCGGATCGCGGGTGGGAGCGGTCGACCCGGTCCGGCCGAGCCGCGGCGGCGGACCGCCCGGCGGAAACGCTGGGCCGCCTGGGAATGTTCTTCGCCGGGTTCGGCGTCACGGCGGTGTCGGCACTCGCGTTCGGCCCCTCGCCCGCCTGGGAGGCCGCGGGGCTCTCCTCGCAGGGCGTCTGGTTGCTGGCCGGGCTCGCCGTGACGGGCTTGGCGGCGGCGCTCGCCGGACGGCGCTGGATGGCGCCCGCGGCGCGGCGCGTCGTCCTCGGACTGGCCGGCGCCGCGACGGTTCTGGGGGCGGCGGCCTGGACCCCGCGGCTCGACGGGGGCGGGGCGGACGTCGGCGTGCTGGCCGTCTTGATCGCCGCGACCGTCGCCGCGGCCGTCGGCCTGGAGGGCGCCTGTCGCCCCGCCGTCAGCGCCCGGGGGGTCGCGGCGCTGACGCTCCTGCCGGTCCTCGTGCTGCTGAGCGGCTGGATCTGGAGCGAGGAACCCTGGGAAACTGCCGTGCGGGCCGTCGTCGCCCTCGGCGCGACGATCGGCCTGTGGGGACTGTGGGAGGTCGTCGCCTACCGCTGGCCGCGGACCGTGCGGGACCGCCGGCTGCTGATCGTCGCCGTCGTCGCGCTCGCCGCGACCGGGCTGAAGTGGTCGGTGCGGGGGACGAACCCGTCCGCCGGCCGCGGCACGCGGCAACTCGTCGCCGCCCTGGCGGAGCGGCCGGAGACCCGCATCTTCGTCCTCGCCGAGCAGGCCGATCAGCAGGCGGCGAAGTTTCTGTTCTCCGCCGCGGCCCCCGGCCGACTGGTGTTCGTCCTCGATCCCCGGGGCCCCCGCGTCGCCGACCTGCTCAACGACGCTCTTGCCGTGGAGCCCAGCCCGTTGGTGGCGGTGGTCGGCGGCGGCCCGGCGGCCCGGCTGAACGCCCTGCGGCCCGCCGGCGCCGCCCCCCCGGCGCCCGTCGGCGTGCTCCTCGGCGGCGACGGGGTGAAAAAGGAGGTCCGCCTGCTCGTGCTCCCCTCGAACCCCCGCGCCGAGCCCGGTTAG
- a CDS encoding AAA family ATPase, whose protein sequence is MSDQRDFDEFLTKFKSHYGLVREELHKVVIGQDEVIEQLLAAVFTGGHCLLVGVPGLAKTLLVSTLARVLDVNFKRIQFTPDLMPSDITGTNVLDEDEHGRREFRFVHGPVFTNVLLADEINRTPPKTQAALLQAMQEKEVSAGQKTYDLPDPFFVIATQNPIEQEGTYPLPEAQLDRFMFNVKVDYPSLDEEERILAATTGGVREEVRKVLSAKSIVYLQKQIAQIEATPRTIQYVARLVRATRPGDDRSPGFVKDLVDWGAGPRAGQYLIQGGKAIAAMDGRPSVTLDDIRRVAVPVLRHRLSTNFQAQAEGVDSVNVVERLVAEVPEPEIAKYE, encoded by the coding sequence GTGTCCGACCAGCGCGACTTCGACGAGTTCCTCACCAAGTTCAAATCGCACTACGGCCTGGTGCGGGAGGAGCTGCACAAGGTGGTCATCGGGCAGGACGAGGTGATCGAACAACTGCTCGCCGCAGTGTTCACCGGCGGGCACTGCCTGCTGGTGGGCGTGCCGGGGCTGGCGAAAACCCTGCTGGTCTCCACGCTGGCCCGCGTGCTGGACGTCAACTTCAAGCGGATCCAGTTCACCCCGGACCTGATGCCCTCGGACATCACCGGCACCAACGTGCTGGACGAGGACGAGCACGGCCGCCGGGAGTTCCGCTTCGTGCACGGCCCGGTGTTCACGAACGTGCTGCTGGCGGACGAGATCAACCGGACGCCGCCCAAAACCCAGGCGGCGCTGCTCCAGGCGATGCAGGAAAAGGAGGTCTCCGCCGGCCAGAAGACCTACGACCTGCCGGACCCGTTCTTCGTGATCGCGACCCAGAACCCGATCGAACAGGAGGGCACCTACCCGCTGCCCGAGGCTCAGCTCGACCGGTTTATGTTCAACGTGAAGGTGGACTACCCGAGCCTGGACGAGGAGGAGCGCATCCTCGCCGCAACGACCGGGGGCGTGCGAGAGGAGGTGCGGAAGGTGCTCAGCGCCAAGTCGATCGTCTACCTGCAAAAGCAGATCGCCCAGATCGAGGCGACGCCCCGCACGATCCAGTACGTCGCCCGGCTGGTGCGGGCCACGCGGCCGGGGGACGACCGCAGCCCGGGGTTCGTGAAGGACCTCGTCGACTGGGGCGCCGGTCCGCGGGCCGGGCAGTACCTGATTCAGGGCGGGAAGGCGATCGCGGCGATGGACGGCCGGCCGAGCGTCACGCTGGACGACATTCGCCGCGTCGCCGTGCCGGTGCTGCGGCACCGCCTCAGCACGAACTTTCAGGCCCAGGCCGAGGGGGTGGACAGCGTCAACGTGGTCGAACGCCTCGTCGCCGAGGTGCCGGAGCCGGAGATCGCGAAGTACGAGTGA